The Micromonospora siamensis genome contains the following window.
CCGTCTGCCGATCGGTGCGCCGATCGCCAACACCCGGGTGTACGTGCTCGGCGAGAACCATGAGGTGCTGCCGATCGGCGCCCCGGGCGAGATATACATCAGTGGCGACGGCGTCGGCCGGGGCTATCTGAACCGTCCGGACCTGGACGCCACCCGCTTCCTTCCCGACCCGTTCCGGACCGGTGGTGTGCTCTACCGCAGTGGTGACCGGGCCCGGTGGCGGCCGGATGGGCAGTTGGAGTTTCTGGGCCGGCTCGACACCCAGGTCAAGATTCGGGGTCACCGGGTGGAACCGGCCGAGGTCGAGGCCGTACTGCTGCGTCACCCGGATGTGGTGGACGCGGCCGTGGTGGCCCGGGCGCGCTCGAACGGCCAACGCTGGCTGGTGGGGTACCTGGTGCCCGCCGAGGGCCGGCAACCGGACCTGGTGGAGGCGCGTGAGTTCCTCGCCGCCCTGCTGCCCGAGCACCTGGTACCGGGCGCGTTGCACGTGATGGATCAGCTGCCCCTGACGCCGAACGGCAAACTCGATCGGCGGGCGTTGCCCGAGCCGGACGGCATTGTCCGGACGGAGCCGTCGGTGGCGCCGCGGACGCCGACCGAGGAAGCCCTCGTCACGATCTGGGCGGACGCACTCGGCGTGAGCGAGATCGGGGTGAAGGACGACTTCTTCGAGTCCGGTGGCGACTCGATCATCAGCATCCGGGTCGTGGCCCGGGTCCGCGAGGCGTTCGGCATCGATCTGTCGCCGCGGGAACTCTTCGACCGGCCGACGATCGACCGGCTGGCGGAGCACGTCGAGGATCTCGTTCTCGCCGAGCTCGAACGCCAACTGTCGCCAGGCGGTCCGTCCTCCAACTCGGTCGACTGACCGACCCGAGCAGAAGGTGGATGCAATGAGCTCACCCAAGATCCAGGATTCCGTTCCTGGTCCTCCCGATCCCGGGGTGGTGCAGCAGGCGCCGAAGGTGCCGCTGTCCCGCAACCGCAACTATCTTCTGCTGCTGACCGGTCAGACCATCTCGGAGCTCGGCTCCGCAGCCTCCGCCGTCGCGTTCCCCCTGTTGGCGCTGGCGATCACCGGCTCGTCGGTGCAGGCCGGTGTCGTGGGCTTCGCCAACATGGCGGCCCGGCTCCTGTGCGGGCTGCCCAGCGGCGCGATCGTCGATCGTTTCGACCGCCGCAAGGTGATGCTCACGAGCGAATTCTTCCGCGCGCTCAGCATGAGCGTGCTCGCCGTCGCGCTGCTGTTCGGCCAGGCGGGCTTCGTGCTGATCCTCGTCTGCGCGGCTGCCGAGGGAATCTTCGGCGCGCTGTTCGCGCCAGCCGAGGAGGCGGCATTGCCGCAGATCGTGCCCGCGGAGCAGTATCAGACGGCACTCGCCGGTCTCGCCGGTCGAGCGTACCTGGGCATCACCATCGGTCCGGCCATCGGCGGCTTCCTGTTCGGGCTGCAAAGGATGCTGCCGTTCGTCGTGGACGCCATCTCCTACACCTTCTCGTTCGTCCTGCTGCTCTTCGTGCGGCTCAAGCCCGGCGCTCCCCGCGTCGAGCCGTCCAACGTCATGAACGAGACCATGCGCGGGCTGCGTTGGGTCTTCGGTGAGGCGCGCATCCGAGTCACCTTCCTCTGCGCGGTAGGGCTGAATCTCGTCTTCAACACGGTGTTGTTCGTGGTGATCATCGTGTCGAACGACCGGGGCGTCGGCGCCGGTGAGATCGGCCTGATGGTCGCGATGATCGGGGTCGGCGGGCTCTCCGGCGCGTTGGTGGCGCCGGCGCTGACGACGCGCTTGCGGCCGTACGCACTGGTCATCGGCCTGGCCTGGCTCTGCACTTTCCTGGTCCCCGTGCTGTTGGTGGCACCGGCCGGTATCGGCTTCGGCGTGGTGCTCGCCGCCATGGCATTCCTGACCCCCGCGGCGACCACGAGCATCCAGGGCGTGCAAATGGCCCTCACTCCGGACGGCATGCGTGGCCGGATGAGCGCCGCCTCCCAACTGTCCGGTGGAGTGTCCGGCTCCCTGGGGCCGCTGATCGGAGGCTTCCTGGTCGGCTTCGGCAGCGCCAATGGAGCGATCATCATCTGTGCGGCCGCGTTGCTGGTCCTCGCGGTGCTCACCTCCGCCAGCGGCACACTGCGGAAGCTACGCGCGCAGGACGTGGTGGAGCGGTTGTCCGAGACGGTGGAGTGACCCCTGCCGTCGCGGTGTGGTGGGGAAAACCCGACATCGAGAATGCCGGGCCAGTCCCATAGGAGCGCCCGGCCCGAGCTGAAAGTCTGAGTACATGGATGCACATGACACCCTGCTGCACCGGCCGGAGGGCCTTGCGTCCCGGCTCCGATACGACCGCAGCGCCTTCGGTGACGCCGTCTACGGCATCACGGACATCTTCATCGTCACGTTCGGCCTGGCGTTCGTCCTGGCACTCTTCGCGACCGGGCTCATCCTCGCGGTGACAGTGGTGGGCCTGGTCTTCCTTGGCCTGGCACTCGCCGGCGCACGGCGGCTGGCGAACTGGGAAGGCGCGCGTACGCGCGCGCTGCTCCGCCGTCCGGCGGGCGTGCTGGAGGGCCCGGAGCGTCGTCCCGGGCTGATGGGCTCCATCCGGTCGGAGATCGGCCATCGGTCAGGCTGGCGTGCCTTCGGCTGGCTGCTGGTCAAGCTGCCGATGGCGATGCTCACCAGCGCCGTCACCCTGCTGTTCTGGGGAGGCGGCGTGGCCGAGCTGACATATCCACTGTGGTTCCCGTTGACCGGCTCGGTGGTCGGCGCCGACGGCGAGGCCCGTCCGGGTGGTCAGGTCTGGGGCGGTCTCGCCCTCGACAGCTGGCCGTCGGCGTTCGCGGCCGCGCTGGTCGGAGTGCTGCTGCTGCTGGCGGCCCCACGCGCGACCCGCGCGGTCGTCGCACTGAACGCCCGGCTCACCGGCGCCCTGCTCGGCCATCCCCCAGCGGAGCGGTGACGGCCGGCCGGGTCGACTTCCGTCGATCAGCCCAGAACGCGCGAGCGTGACCTGTTGACCGTGTAGACCCGGCGGATGTCCCGCGTCAGGTTGACCCGCTTGAGCCACCGGTCGGTGCCGTCGAAGTTGGCGGTGAACGGGCTGCGCCCGTGGACGCCCTGGTGGTTGTCGATGAAGCCCAGATCACCGGGCTTCAGGACGACCTTCTCGACCGAGGAGGCGAGCAGCTCCTGCATCGCCGTGATCGCCTCCTCGGCGAGCCGGTCGCCCTCCCGCTCCGCGGCCATGAAGTCCACGTCGAATCGTAGATACGGACGCTCGGCCGGCCCGAACAGCACCGATCCCGTGGTGAACTGCCGCTTCGCCAGCGCTCCCCGGTCTTCCTCGACGATCAGAACCTTGCCGAGGTGCGAGTCGTCGGGATAGAACCGGAACCGGTCCTCGGACAGCACCACCCGCAACTCCGGCGGTACGTCGACCCGGCTGATCCGGGTCAACTCGGTGGCGACGTCATGTGGGTTGCGCAGACAGAACAGGGCCACGTAATCCGCGCGGCAGTCGTGGAAGACGTCCTCGGTGTGCAGCGACAGCGGCACCGAACTGCTCGCACTGGTGAGGGACTTCTCCATGCCCCGCGACGGGCAGACGTCGTGCACCATCCGGCCGTCCTGCTGGCTGCTCCAGCCGAACGGCTGGGCCAGGGCGGCTGAGCAGATCAGCAGCAGGACCTCCTCCACAGTCCCGGCGCCCGTCTTCGCGGCCGCGTCCCAGCCGGACGGGGTGGGCGCGAGATCCCCGCTCAGCGGAAGCCCCGAGACGACGGCGAGCTCCGCCTCGTGCGAACGCACCGTGACCAGGAACCGCCGCAGTCGCTGCGGTAGCGCCTCCGCCTCCACCTCGCATCGGCCGACGAGCTCGTGCGCGTCCCAGCCGTCGTACTCCTCGTGCACGCGGTGCACCAGCTCGGCGACCGTGCGGCTCTCGTCGGTGGTCAGCTCAATTCTCTCCACGCCGTCTTCTCCCTGCTGACGTCGATATCCTGTCGGCAGTCTCAGCGGGCGACCGGAGAGCGGCAATCTCTTTCAGGAGACGTCGAAGAGACACTCGGATGAGCGCCGAAGAATTCGAGGATCAGGGAATTGACGGCCTTCGGCCGCTCCAGATACCCGTAATGGCCGCAGCCGGGAACCTCGCGGTAGACGCTCGCGGGAACGGCGTCGGCGACCTCTCGTCCAAGGTGCGCCGGCGTGATCCGGTCGTCGCCGAAGGCCATCACCATGCAACGGGTGCGGATCCGCCGGTAGGCGGCGGTGCGGTCCTCGGCCAGATCCGCGGGATCGACCTGGTCGATCACCGGGTCACCGGCGCCGGCCGCCCGCTCGAAGATCTCGAGCCAGTCGCGGGTCGCGCGCTCGTCCCGGAAGGTCTGTGGTGACAGATACCTCAGTGCCCGGTCGATCGCGGCGGACCGGGGCGTCCGGGTGCCTTGCGCTGCGTCGAACTCGCGGTCGGCAGCGGCCAGGGCGAGGGTCCAGTGGTCCGCCCGGGCACGGGTGCCCATGAGCACCGCAGCGCTGACCAACTCCGGCCGGACCAGCAGCAGTTCCTGCACCACGCGGGCGCCCAGGGAGAACCCGACCAGCCGGACCGGCCCGGTGTCCAGGCTCTCCAGCAGGTGCACCGTGTCGTCGACGAGTTCGCTCATCCGGTACGTCCTCAAGACTCCCCGCCCTGGCGTGCCGAGGTTGTCGAAGGTCGTGACCCGGTGCCCGGCCGCCGCCAGAGCCGCCACCTGATGCAGGTGCCAGACCCGGCCGCTGCTGCCCGTTCCGGCCACGAGAACCAACGGGGTCCCCGTGCCGCGGGACTCCTGCCGGTGATCGCCGCTCATCGCCATCAGTCATCCCTCCGTCCGTGCGCCACCCCGGTGCAGGGCCACGGTTTGCAGTTCGTATCAGCACCGAAGGCGGCCGGACATCACTTTCAAGACTGCATGAATGGTTACCCGAAAAGGTGGACGGAGGCTGGGAGGGCGACGCGGGCGTCGGTATATTCCGGGACCGAGCGCCGTGCCGGGATCTGTTTGCGGGCTTGGCGCCCGATCGTTTCCGCTCGCCGTTTTCCCGGTGGGAGAGGGTCCATGTCCGCCATTCCTGTATTCTGTTTTCCACCGGCCGGCGCCGGTGCCTCCTTCTATCACACGTGGCGCGGCTTCTCGACGACGCTGGACGTCCTCCCGGTGGAGCTGCCGGGCCGGGAGAAGCGGTACGACGAGCCGCTGCCCGGCGATCTGCGCGATCTTGCCGCACAACTCGCGGGCGACCTCGCCGAGGCAGCCTCTACCGCCGGACGCATCGTCCTGTTCGGGCACAGCTTCGGCTCGGTGCTGGCGTACGAGACCGCGCTGGTGCTGCTCGCGCGTGAACCCGGGCTGGACCTGACCCTCGTGGTGAGTGGATCCCCGGGACCGTGGACGTTGCGTGGCCGGCGCATCGCCACGCTGCCCGACGACGAGTTCGTCGCCGGCGTCCGCGAGATCTCGGGCTATCACCACCCGGCCCTCGACGACCCCGAGCTCAGGGACCTGCTGCTGCCGACCCTGCGTGCCGACGTGGTCATGCACGAGGCGTACCACTCGACCCACGGCGACGAGCCGCGGGAGCCGCTGCCGGCGAACATCCTGTCGATCCGGGGCATCGAGGACGAGGTCGTCGACGAACCGGCCGCCCGCGAGTGGGCGCGGATCGCCGGGCGAACGTTCCGCCTGGAGCAGGTCCCGGGCGGTCACATGTACCTCGTCGACTCGTGGCCCGGCCTGCTGCGCCTCATCCAGCGGCGCCTCCCGTCCGTACCCGTGACGGCATGAGCGGCAGCCTGGCGGGGCGGGTCGCCGTCATCACGGGCGCGGCCCGCGGTGTCGGTCGCGCCACCGCGACGGCGTTCGCGGCTGAGGGCGCGGACCTCGTGCTCGTCGACATCGCGGCGGACCTGCCCGGAGTCCCGTACCCGCTGGGCACGCCGAGCCAGCTGGAGCACACGGCGTGGCTGTGCCGCAAGGCCGGCGTCGTGGCGGAGACCGCAGTGGCCGACGTCCGCGACCTGGCTGCCGCCGAGCGGGTGGTCGGGGAGGCCCTCGCCCGGTTCGGGACGGTCGACGTCCTGGTGAACAACGCGGGCATCGCGGCGCCGTCGGGGGCGGTCGTGCACGAGGTCACCGAGCCGGAGTGGTCCCTGATGATCGACATCGATCTCGGCGGCGCCTGGCGGATGATCAAGGCGCTCGGAGCGTCGATGGTCGCCCGGCGATCAGGCAGCATCGTCAACGTCGCCTCGACAGCCGGACTTGTCGGCTACCGCAACTTCGCCGGATACGTCGCCGCCAAGCACGGCCTGATCGGCCTGACCAAGGCCGTCGCGCTGGACTACGCGCCCTACGGGATCCGGGTCAACGCCGTCTGTCCGGGCTCGATCCGTGACGACGAGGTGCTCGAAGGCCGGATGCTGCGCGAGATCGCCCGCTGCCTGGAGGTCGAGACGGCCGACCACGAGAGCACATTCGTGCAGCTGCAACCGGACAACGCGCTGGTGGAGGCGCCCGCGGTGGCCGCCGCGATCCTGTGGCTCGCGTCCGGTCGATCCCACCACACGACCGGGACGGTGCTGACGGTCGACGGCGCATACACCGCCCGCTGACGATCCCTTTCGGGAGGTAAGGTGCCTTCG
Protein-coding sequences here:
- a CDS encoding MFS transporter; amino-acid sequence: MSSPKIQDSVPGPPDPGVVQQAPKVPLSRNRNYLLLLTGQTISELGSAASAVAFPLLALAITGSSVQAGVVGFANMAARLLCGLPSGAIVDRFDRRKVMLTSEFFRALSMSVLAVALLFGQAGFVLILVCAAAEGIFGALFAPAEEAALPQIVPAEQYQTALAGLAGRAYLGITIGPAIGGFLFGLQRMLPFVVDAISYTFSFVLLLFVRLKPGAPRVEPSNVMNETMRGLRWVFGEARIRVTFLCAVGLNLVFNTVLFVVIIVSNDRGVGAGEIGLMVAMIGVGGLSGALVAPALTTRLRPYALVIGLAWLCTFLVPVLLVAPAGIGFGVVLAAMAFLTPAATTSIQGVQMALTPDGMRGRMSAASQLSGGVSGSLGPLIGGFLVGFGSANGAIIICAAALLVLAVLTSASGTLRKLRAQDVVERLSETVE
- a CDS encoding SDR family oxidoreductase, translated to MSGSLAGRVAVITGAARGVGRATATAFAAEGADLVLVDIAADLPGVPYPLGTPSQLEHTAWLCRKAGVVAETAVADVRDLAAAERVVGEALARFGTVDVLVNNAGIAAPSGAVVHEVTEPEWSLMIDIDLGGAWRMIKALGASMVARRSGSIVNVASTAGLVGYRNFAGYVAAKHGLIGLTKAVALDYAPYGIRVNAVCPGSIRDDEVLEGRMLREIARCLEVETADHESTFVQLQPDNALVEAPAVAAAILWLASGRSHHTTGTVLTVDGAYTAR
- a CDS encoding Fe(II)-2OG oxygenase family protein, with protein sequence MERIELTTDESRTVAELVHRVHEEYDGWDAHELVGRCEVEAEALPQRLRRFLVTVRSHEAELAVVSGLPLSGDLAPTPSGWDAAAKTGAGTVEEVLLLICSAALAQPFGWSSQQDGRMVHDVCPSRGMEKSLTSASSSVPLSLHTEDVFHDCRADYVALFCLRNPHDVATELTRISRVDVPPELRVVLSEDRFRFYPDDSHLGKVLIVEEDRGALAKRQFTTGSVLFGPAERPYLRFDVDFMAAEREGDRLAEEAITAMQELLASSVEKVVLKPGDLGFIDNHQGVHGRSPFTANFDGTDRWLKRVNLTRDIRRVYTVNRSRSRVLG
- a CDS encoding thioesterase II family protein produces the protein MSAIPVFCFPPAGAGASFYHTWRGFSTTLDVLPVELPGREKRYDEPLPGDLRDLAAQLAGDLAEAASTAGRIVLFGHSFGSVLAYETALVLLAREPGLDLTLVVSGSPGPWTLRGRRIATLPDDEFVAGVREISGYHHPALDDPELRDLLLPTLRADVVMHEAYHSTHGDEPREPLPANILSIRGIEDEVVDEPAAREWARIAGRTFRLEQVPGGHMYLVDSWPGLLRLIQRRLPSVPVTA
- a CDS encoding alpha/beta fold hydrolase, with amino-acid sequence MAMSGDHRQESRGTGTPLVLVAGTGSSGRVWHLHQVAALAAAGHRVTTFDNLGTPGRGVLRTYRMSELVDDTVHLLESLDTGPVRLVGFSLGARVVQELLLVRPELVSAAVLMGTRARADHWTLALAAADREFDAAQGTRTPRSAAIDRALRYLSPQTFRDERATRDWLEIFERAAGAGDPVIDQVDPADLAEDRTAAYRRIRTRCMVMAFGDDRITPAHLGREVADAVPASVYREVPGCGHYGYLERPKAVNSLILEFFGAHPSVSSTSPERDCRSPVAR
- a CDS encoding sensor domain-containing protein, whose protein sequence is MDAHDTLLHRPEGLASRLRYDRSAFGDAVYGITDIFIVTFGLAFVLALFATGLILAVTVVGLVFLGLALAGARRLANWEGARTRALLRRPAGVLEGPERRPGLMGSIRSEIGHRSGWRAFGWLLVKLPMAMLTSAVTLLFWGGGVAELTYPLWFPLTGSVVGADGEARPGGQVWGGLALDSWPSAFAAALVGVLLLLAAPRATRAVVALNARLTGALLGHPPAER